One segment of Methanolinea sp. DNA contains the following:
- the ppk1 gene encoding polyphosphate kinase 1: MRGKRSEKGGARGISLDDPSLFINREVSWLEFTSRVLAEACDESHPLLERVKFLSLAGSNLDEFFMIRVSGLRRQQKAGALERPPDGLSPGEQLSVVREFVDRLSREFISCWHGRLVPALESEGIFIRRYADLPEQDRAGLRERFERKIAPVLTPLAFDATHPFPFISNLSLNLAVVLQDPKKGRLFSRIKVPVSLFSRFVPVRERGVADGTGKAEFVLLEDLVASNLDLLFCGLPVVAVYPFRVTRDADIEIREDEASDLLVAVEESMEARRMGFPIRLEIDERAPRDICGTIAHKLDLPESLVFSLPGPLGFADFMELVGIQRPDLRDPPFLPAVPPVFSLEKNIFTALRRREVILYHPYESFIPVITFLEQAATDPDVLAIKITLYRIDARSPLIDSLIEARQNGKQVAAVVELKARFDEERNILWARALERAGVHIVYGLHGLKVHGKVCMVIRREGDEIVRYVHMSSGNYNATTARSYADIGFFTTDPAIGADVTDLFNMLTGYSRVRRFRSILVAPITMREGLIARIRREIERHEAHGDGALTFKVNGIEDKEVIQWLYRASMAGVRVRLDVRGICCLRPGIPGVSENIRVTSIVGRFLEHARIYHFRNGGEDEVLLGSADLRPRNLDRRVEILFPVRDPALKEVILGTFLSLHVRDNQKAWELLPDGTYRKVVPGEGEEPVNSQEWLLSHRGSWQHHGN, encoded by the coding sequence GTGCGGGGGAAAAGGAGCGAGAAGGGCGGCGCGCGGGGAATCTCCCTCGACGACCCCTCCCTCTTCATCAACCGAGAGGTGAGCTGGCTCGAGTTCACATCGCGCGTGCTCGCGGAGGCGTGCGACGAGTCCCACCCCCTCCTCGAGAGGGTGAAGTTCCTCTCGCTCGCGGGGAGCAACCTCGACGAGTTCTTCATGATCCGCGTCTCGGGCCTGCGGCGGCAGCAGAAGGCCGGTGCCCTCGAGCGCCCCCCCGACGGGCTCTCCCCGGGGGAGCAGCTTTCGGTGGTCCGGGAGTTCGTCGACAGGCTCTCGCGGGAGTTCATCTCCTGCTGGCACGGGAGGCTCGTTCCCGCCCTCGAGTCGGAGGGGATATTCATCCGCCGGTACGCGGACCTCCCGGAGCAGGACAGGGCGGGGCTGAGGGAGAGGTTCGAGAGGAAGATCGCGCCCGTCCTCACCCCGCTCGCGTTCGACGCGACGCACCCCTTCCCCTTCATCTCCAACCTCTCCCTCAACCTCGCCGTCGTCCTGCAGGACCCCAAAAAAGGCAGGCTTTTCTCGCGCATCAAGGTCCCGGTCTCCCTCTTCTCGCGGTTCGTCCCGGTAAGGGAGCGCGGCGTGGCTGACGGCACGGGGAAGGCCGAGTTCGTCCTCCTCGAGGACCTCGTCGCCTCGAACCTCGACCTCCTCTTCTGCGGCCTGCCGGTCGTCGCGGTCTACCCCTTCCGCGTCACGCGCGACGCGGACATCGAGATCCGCGAGGACGAGGCCTCCGACCTCCTCGTCGCGGTCGAGGAGAGCATGGAGGCGCGGAGGATGGGCTTCCCCATCCGGCTCGAGATCGACGAGAGGGCGCCGCGGGACATCTGCGGGACGATCGCCCACAAGCTCGACCTCCCCGAGTCCCTCGTCTTCTCCCTGCCCGGTCCCCTCGGGTTCGCCGACTTCATGGAACTCGTGGGTATCCAGAGGCCCGACCTGCGCGACCCCCCGTTCCTCCCCGCCGTCCCCCCCGTCTTCTCGCTCGAGAAGAACATCTTCACCGCACTGCGGCGGCGCGAGGTCATCCTCTACCACCCGTACGAGAGCTTCATCCCGGTGATCACGTTCCTCGAGCAGGCGGCAACCGATCCCGACGTCCTCGCGATCAAGATCACGCTCTACCGGATCGACGCGCGGTCGCCCCTCATCGACTCCCTCATCGAGGCGCGGCAGAACGGCAAGCAGGTCGCCGCGGTCGTCGAGCTGAAGGCGAGGTTCGACGAGGAGAGGAACATCCTCTGGGCGCGGGCGCTGGAGCGGGCGGGGGTCCACATCGTGTACGGCCTCCACGGGCTGAAGGTCCACGGGAAGGTCTGCATGGTGATCAGGAGGGAGGGCGACGAGATCGTCCGGTACGTCCACATGAGCAGCGGGAACTACAACGCGACGACCGCGCGGTCGTACGCGGACATCGGTTTCTTCACGACCGACCCCGCGATAGGGGCGGACGTGACCGACCTCTTCAACATGCTCACGGGGTACTCGAGGGTCCGGAGGTTCCGGTCCATCCTCGTCGCCCCGATCACCATGCGGGAAGGGCTCATCGCGAGGATACGCAGGGAGATAGAGCGGCACGAGGCGCACGGCGACGGGGCGCTCACGTTCAAGGTGAACGGCATAGAGGACAAGGAGGTGATCCAGTGGCTCTACAGGGCCTCGATGGCGGGCGTCCGCGTGAGGCTCGACGTCCGGGGGATCTGCTGCCTCCGGCCGGGGATCCCGGGCGTCTCCGAGAACATCAGGGTGACGTCCATCGTGGGGAGGTTCCTCGAGCACGCCCGGATCTACCACTTCCGCAACGGGGGCGAGGACGAGGTCCTCCTCGGGAGCGCCGACCTCCGGCCGAGGAACCTCGACAGGAGGGTCGAGATCCTCTTCCCGGTCCGGGACCCGGCCCTGAAGGAGGTGATCCTCGGGACGTTCCTCTCCCTCCACGTCCGGGACAACCAGAAGGCGTGGGAGCTCCTCCCCGACGGGACGTACAGGAAGGTCGTGCCCGGGGAGGGCGAGGAGCCCGTCAATTCGCAGGAGTGGCTCCTCTCGCACAGGGGGTCGTGGCAGCACCATGGGAACTGA
- a CDS encoding Ppx/GppA phosphatase family protein → MGTDADPMAFEAGPATLPAPAAAPGTPREKVVGFIDIGTNSVRVLVVRISPDYMFTVLSRQKEHVRLGEGEFSGSGELRADAIERTVLVCRHFAELARSFGAREIVAVATAATREARNRNVLIERVKREAGLDVRVIPGKEEARLTYLGVSSGMSLGEKTAVFIDIGGGSTEIAIGNQHEFFFLDSLKLGALRVSTIFPAERDGRVGKKTYAAMRAYIDERLIEVAQAARAYRIELGVGSSGTIENLAAMAHKVFSNGNPRENGTPLTLTDLRRLIGILRAATTEERKEIPGMNPERADIIVGGAAILEALMEAFGLSEIRASDRGLRDGLLVDYLRREEGLPTFHRMPVRHTSVVRLARLFRVDESHANTIVRLALALFDSAREAGLHDLGPDMREILQYAAILHDVGTYLSYENHEMHSYYIIRNGALLGFSEQEIAMIAYVARYHRKYLSQKHARQIAELDPPAREAVRILANLLCLANSLDRSHTGVIRDARIRPGDRNTAVIELLAADGCALELWGLELHRKDFERTFQRELRVVVRSPREPAGEGGGA, encoded by the coding sequence ATGGGAACTGACGCGGACCCAATGGCCTTTGAGGCGGGACCGGCCACGCTCCCCGCGCCGGCGGCGGCGCCCGGCACCCCGCGCGAGAAGGTCGTCGGGTTCATCGACATCGGCACGAATTCCGTGCGCGTCCTCGTCGTCCGGATAAGTCCCGACTACATGTTCACGGTCCTCTCGCGGCAGAAGGAGCACGTGCGGCTGGGCGAGGGGGAGTTCTCGGGGAGCGGCGAGCTGCGGGCCGACGCGATTGAGAGGACCGTCCTCGTCTGCAGGCACTTCGCGGAGCTCGCGCGGTCGTTTGGCGCGCGGGAGATCGTCGCGGTCGCGACCGCGGCAACGAGGGAGGCGAGGAACCGGAACGTCCTGATCGAGAGGGTGAAGCGGGAGGCGGGACTCGACGTCCGGGTCATCCCGGGGAAGGAGGAGGCGAGGCTCACGTACCTCGGCGTCTCCAGCGGGATGTCGCTAGGGGAGAAGACGGCGGTCTTCATCGACATCGGGGGCGGGAGCACGGAGATCGCGATAGGCAACCAGCACGAGTTCTTCTTCCTCGACAGCCTGAAGCTCGGGGCGCTGCGGGTGAGCACGATCTTCCCCGCCGAGAGGGACGGGCGCGTGGGCAAAAAGACCTACGCTGCCATGAGGGCGTACATCGACGAGAGGCTGATAGAGGTCGCCCAGGCGGCGCGGGCGTACAGGATCGAGCTCGGCGTGGGGAGCTCGGGGACGATCGAGAACCTCGCCGCGATGGCGCACAAGGTCTTTTCCAACGGCAACCCGAGGGAGAACGGCACCCCCCTCACCCTCACCGACCTCCGCCGCCTGATCGGGATTCTCCGGGCAGCGACGACGGAGGAGCGGAAGGAGATCCCGGGGATGAACCCCGAGCGGGCCGACATCATCGTCGGGGGCGCGGCGATCCTCGAGGCGCTGATGGAGGCGTTCGGCCTCTCCGAGATCCGGGCCTCCGACCGCGGGCTCCGGGACGGGCTGCTCGTCGACTACCTGCGCAGGGAGGAGGGGCTCCCCACGTTCCACCGGATGCCGGTCAGGCACACGAGCGTGGTGCGGCTCGCCCGGCTCTTCCGGGTGGACGAGTCCCACGCGAACACGATCGTCCGGCTCGCGCTCGCCCTCTTTGACAGCGCGAGGGAGGCGGGCCTCCACGATCTCGGGCCCGACATGAGGGAGATCCTCCAGTACGCGGCGATCCTCCACGACGTCGGGACGTACCTCTCGTACGAGAACCACGAGATGCACTCGTACTACATCATCCGCAACGGCGCGCTCCTCGGCTTCTCGGAGCAGGAGATCGCGATGATCGCGTACGTGGCGCGGTACCACAGGAAGTACCTCTCCCAGAAGCACGCCCGGCAGATCGCGGAGCTCGATCCCCCGGCGCGGGAGGCCGTCCGGATCCTCGCAAATCTCCTCTGCCTCGCAAACAGCCTCGACCGGAGCCACACCGGCGTGATACGGGACGCGCGCATCCGGCCCGGCGACCGGAACACCGCGGTCATCGAGCTCCTCGCGGCGGACGGCTGCGCGCTCGAGCTCTGGGGCCTCGAGCTCCACAGGAAGGACTTCGAGAGGACGTTCCAGAGGGAACTCCGGGTCGTCGTCCGTTCCCCGCGGGAGCCCGCGGGGGAAGGGGGCGGTGCCTGA